The following coding sequences lie in one Capsicum annuum cultivar UCD-10X-F1 chromosome 5, UCD10Xv1.1, whole genome shotgun sequence genomic window:
- the LOC107871199 gene encoding AT-hook motif nuclear-localized protein 15, translating to MANRWWAGNIAMNPMEEENKIESNRLGMRREQEFMNTTTTTNSSGSNNNQNPNELLLEGDHEGGGPSSSSGAGRRRPRGRPQGSKNKPKPPIVVTKETPNTLRSHVLEIKSGSDIVESIATFANRRGRGVSVLSGSGIVSNVTLRQPAAAGGVIPLHGRFEILSLSGAILPSPDSPVGATGLTVYLAGSQGQVVGGNVVGELMASGPVMVIAATFTNATFERLPFEDEDEKEEDNANERMQMQLHTTSGVGNENSGSLQADDSMYNLPTNDLPNEQMTHEVFWAPPPSRHPPYN from the coding sequence ATGGCTAACCGATGGTGGGCTGGAAATATAGCAATGAATCCaatggaagaagaaaataaaatcgaatcaaacagACTCGGCATGAGAAGAGAGCAAGAGTTCATGAATACAACCACCACGACGAATAGTAGTGGGAGCAACAACAATCAAAATCCAAATGAATTGCTTCTTGAAGGTGATCATGAAGGAGGTGGACCGTCCAGCTCGTCAGGAGCTGGACGGCGTAGACCCCGAGGAAGACCACAGGGTTCAAAGAACAAACCCAAACCACCAATAGTGGTAACTAAAGAAACACCAAATACCCTTAGAAGCCACGTGTTGGAAATTAAATCAGGAAGTGATATAGTAGAAAGCATCGCCACGTTCGCGAACAGGCGCGGACGTGGTGTGTCAGTATTGAGTGGGAGTGGCATAGTAAGCAACGTGACTTTACGCCAGCCGGCTGCAGCCGGAGGCGTGATCCCGTTGCACGGTAGGTTCGAGATTTTATCTCTATCCGGCGCGATTCTACCCTCGCCGGATAGTCCAGTAGGGGCTACTGGACTAACTGTGTACTTGGCTGGAAGCCAAGGACAAGTTGTTGGAGGAAATGTTGTAGGGGAATTGATGGCATCAGGGCCAGTTATGGTTATTGCTGCAACTTTCACAAATGCAACATTTGAAAGGTTACCATTTGAAGATGAGGATGAGAAAGAGGAGGATAATGCAAATGAAAGGATGCAAATGCAATTACATACAACTTCAGGGGTTGGAAATGAAAATTCTGGTAGTTTGCAAGCTGATGATTCAATGTACAATTTACCCACTAATGATTTGCCTAATGAACAAATGACCCATGAAGTTTTTTGGGCTCCTCCTCCTTCAAGGCATCCTCCATATAACTAG
- the LOC107872644 gene encoding uncharacterized protein LOC107872644, with protein MCEGAVPRLGTTIHISALDGIINVNSLFTLAVFIGLAWNPHDQGNSLSQDPSCLAGSKVAEDLVAFHVYSFSCFLFSSLIALCLKQAIRLAKSAHFPTVLTLDLAVINKNALRFGYLVSAAGSVLGSVFLMLALINVVQIKLGVLGCGSMYTYGAVVPLVIFVPLGLLTYVCIVFYAFTR; from the coding sequence ATGTGCGAGGGAGCGGTCCCAAGACTGGGGACCACCATCCACATCTCAGCCCTAGACGGGATCATCAATGTCAACTCCCTTTTCACCCTAGCCGTGTTCATAGGGCTAGCTTGGAACCCGCACGATCAAGGCAATAGTCTCTCCCAAGACCCTAGTTGTTTGGCGGGCTCCAAGGTCGCTGAGGACCTTGTAGCCTTCCACGTCTACTCGTTTAGTTGTTTCCTATTTTCTAGCCTCATTGCTTTATGCCTTAAGCAAGCTATTCGACTGgctaagtcagctcactttccAACTGTATTGACTCTTGATTTGGCCGTCATCAACAAAAATGCCCTCCGGTTCGGGTACTTGGTCTCGGCTGCAGGGTCGGTTCTCGGGTCGGTGTTTTTGATGCTTGCATTGATCAATGTGGTTCAAATCAAGCTTGGAGTTTTGGGTTGTGGGAGTATGTATACTTATGGAGCTGTTGTTCCACTTGTGATTTTTGTTCCGTTAGGGCTACTTACTTATGTTTGTATTGTTTTTTATGCTTTCACTCGTTAA